Proteins encoded by one window of Cannabis sativa cultivar Pink pepper isolate KNU-18-1 chromosome 4, ASM2916894v1, whole genome shotgun sequence:
- the LOC115713064 gene encoding uncharacterized protein LOC115713064 isoform X2, protein MMAPLTPKLVVSVDLKNKSWQQKLPLHNRWHPLIPAVAEVKTGEVFRVEMVDWTGGAIKDDHSALDVKFIDLSSVHYLSGPIRIVDKDGIPAKPGDLLVVEICNLGPLPGDEWGFTATFDRENGGGFLTDHFPAATKAIWYFEGIYAYSPHIPGVRFPGLTHPGIVGTAPSMELLNIWNERERQLVENGVESLKLCEVVHQRPMASLPTPKGCVLGKIQEGTPEWEKIAREAARTIPGRENGGNCDIKNLSRGSKIYLPVFVEGANLSTGDMHFSQGDGEVSFCGAIEMSGFLDLKCEIIRGGMKEYLTPMGPTPLHVNPIFEIGPVEPRFSEWLVFEGISVDESGRQHYLDATVAYKRAVLNAIDYLSKFGYTKEQAYLLLSCCPCEGRISGIVDAPNAMATLAIPTAIFDQDIRPKASKVPIGPRVVRKPDVLKCSYDGNLPTTTNLSSSSTS, encoded by the exons ATGATGGCCCCCTTGACCCCAAAACTAGTAGTGTCTGTGGACTTGAAAAACAAGTCATGGCAGCAGAAGCTGCCGCTTCATAACCGTTGGCACCCTCTGATTCCGGCTGTGGCCGAGGTTAAAACCGGTGAGGTCTTTAGAGTAGAAATGGTTGATTGGACAGGTGGTGCTATTAAAGATGACCACTCTGCTTTAGATGTTAAATTCATAGACCTCTCAAGT GTTCATTATCTTAGTGGGCCAATCAGAATAGTGGACAAAGATGGGATACCGGCCAAGCCAGGGGATCTTCTAGTGGTTGAAATATGCAACTTGGGTCCACTCCCAGGAGATGAATGGGGGTTCACAGCTACCTTTGATAGAGAAAATGGAGGTGGTTTTCTTACTGATCATTTTCCTGCTGCAACCAAAGCTATTTGGTATTTTGAAGGAATTTATGCTTACTCTCCTCACATACCAG GAGTAAGATTTCCTGGTTTGACTCACCCGGGGATAGTTGGAACAGCTCCATCAATGGAACTTCTTAATATTTGGAATGAAAGGGAAAGACAGCTTGTTGAGAATGGAGTTGAGTCTTTGAAACTTTGTGAAGTTGTGCATCAACGGCCAATGGCTAGCTTACCAACACCAAAAGGTTGTGTTCTAGGAAAG ATTCAAGAAGGTACCCCAGAGTGGGAGAAAATAGCTAGAGAGGCTGCAAGGACAATACCAGGAAGAGAAAATGGTGGGAACTGTGACATAAAAAACCTAAGTAGAGGATCAAAGATCTACCTACCTGTATTCGTAGAAGGAGCCAATCTAAGTACTGGTGACATGCATTTTTCTCAGGGAGATGGTGAAGTCTCATTTTGTGGGGCAATTGAGATGAGTGGCTTTCTTGATCTTAA GTGTGAAATTATAAGGGGTGGAATGAAAGAGTATTTGACACCAATGGGGCCAACTCCTCTTCATGTAAACCCAATATTTGAGATAGGCCCTGTTGAACCAAGATTCTCAGAATGGCTTGTCTTTGAGGGTATAAGTGTTGATGAGAGTGGAAGACAGCATTATCTCGACGCAACTGTGGCTTACAAGCGTGCAGTTCTCAATGCTATTGACTACCTCTCCAAATTTGGATACACCAAAGAACAG GCCTACCTTCTCTTGTCTTGTTGCCCATGTGAAGGGAGAATTTCTGGAATAGTAGATGCCCCAAATGCTATGGCTACCTTGGCAATTCCAACAGCTATATTTGATCAG GATATTCGTCCAAAAGCAAGTAAAGTACCCATAGGGCCCCGGGTAGTGAGGAAACCAGATGTACTGAAATGTAGTTATGATGGAAATTTGCCCACAACAACCAATCTTTCTTCTAGCTCTACCTCTTAA
- the LOC115714297 gene encoding LOB domain-containing protein 37, giving the protein MSCNGCRVLRKGCSESCILRPCLQWIETAEAQGHATVFVAKFFGRAGLMSFISAVPESQRPALFQSLLFEACGRTVNPVNGAVGLLWTGNWHMCQAAVETILRGGTLRPLPELLGGGGTGTMTATTPTAASDEASEAEVTCTDIWKVRDPNSGSRFSTSRSRLSPKRKRSDSPAKLRNTADLDLRLTPIFPVKPTARKADVRRPVSPSMNSEESETTTCYDSCLADQSAIGGDRKLLNLFF; this is encoded by the exons atgagCTGCAATGGATGCCGTGTTCTCCGAAAGGGTTGCAGCGAGTCGTGTATTTTGAGACCCTGTTTGCAATGGATCGAAACCGCCGAAGCGCAAGGCCACGCCACTGTATTTGTAGCCAAGTTTTTCGGCCGCGCCGGCCTTATGTCTTTCATTTCCGCCGTCCCTGAATCTCAGAGACCTG CGTTGTTTCAGTCACTGTTGTTTGAAGCGTGCGGACGAACTGTGAACCCTGTTAATGGAGCTGTGGGTCTGCTCTGGACAGGGAACTGGCACATGTGCCAAGCAGctgttgagaccatactgcgcGGCGGAACGTTACGGCCACTACCGGAACTTCTTGGAGGCGGCGGCACAGGAACGATGACGGCAACGACTCCTACAGCTGCCTCCGATGAGGCCTCCGAGGCAGAAGTAACTTGCACAGACATTTGGAAGGTTCGAGATCCGAATTCTGGCTCTCGATTCTCGACGTCACGATCCAGGTTGTCGCCGAAGCGAAAACGTTCCGATTCTCCAGCTAAGCTACGAAACACCGCCGATCTCGACCTCCGCCTTACGCCGATCTTTCCGGTGAAACCGACCGCACGGAAAGCCGATGTTCGTCGGCCGGTTTCTCCGTCGATGAACTCAGAAGAATCCGAGACGACGACCTGTTACGATAGTTGCTTGGCTGATCAGAGTGCAATTGGTGGAGATCGAAAGCTCCTGAACCTCTTCTT
- the LOC115713065 gene encoding uncharacterized protein LOC115713065 gives MDDVRATSAWVATHSSHVVVDSSGIEKVVKTIDSIPKVKWDFEGIHYFDNGPLTVQYLLVLDALNFCFWPDADLNYDNLASGLKEALLNDKSAFDADRLQSYTGPQLRALLKWPRPLPLEDERIRLLHEVGFELERSFGGKASNLVESSEKSAVKLVTLVASHFPGFRDHSLYKGHQVFLYKRAQIFAADLWGAFQGQGYGEFNDIGSITIMADYIVPAVLRQIGVLKYSSILASKIEADSEIVPGSEEEVELRACSIHAVEKMRELISNKSGNQVLSVELDLWLWSFGVQVPTLKHHRTLSIYY, from the exons ATGGACGATGTTAGGGCCACCTCTGCTTGGGTCGCCACTCACTCTTCGCATGTCGTTGTCGACTCTTcag GGATAGAGAAAGTGGTGAAGACGATTGATTCGATTCCGAAAGTGAAATGGGATTTTGAAGGGATTCACTATTTTGATAATGGGCCTCTCACCGTTCAGTACCTCTTGGTATTGGACGCTTTGAATTTCTGCTTTTGGCCTG ATGCTGATTTAAATTATGATAATTTGGCTTCGGGTCTGAAGGAAGCTCTACTGAATGACAAGTCAGCTTTTGATGCAGATCGCTTGCAGAGTTACACTG GTCCTCAATTACGAGCGCTGTTAAAATGGCCTAGGCCACTCCCCTTGGAGGATGAACGCATTCGTTTGCTGCATGAG GTTGGATTTGAACTGGAGAGAAGCTTTGGTGGCAAAGCATCTAACCTTGTGGAGTCTAGTGAAAAATCAGCTGTTAAACTTGTAACTCTTGTTGCGAGTCACTTTCCTG GCTTTCGTGACCACTCACTCTACAAAGGACACCAGGTATTCTTGTATAAAAGAGCCCAGATATTTGCTGCTGATCTATGGGGTGCATTCCAGGGCCAAGGATATGGAGAATTCAATGACATTGGCTCTATCACTATAATGGCGGATTATATTGTTCCAGCTGTTCTACGGCAGATTGGTGTGCTCAAATATAGCTCAATCCTAGCTAGCAAAATTGAAGCTGATAGTGAAATAGTTCCAGGTAGTGAGGAGGAAGTTGAACTGAGAGCTTGCTCCATTCATGCGGTTGAAAAAATGAGGGAGTTAATCAGTAACAAATCAGGAAATCAG GTACTCAGCGTGGAGCTAGATCTGTGGCTTTGGTCTTTTGGAGTTCAGGTTCCAACCCTGAAACACCACCGAACACTTTCGATATATTACTAA
- the LOC115713064 gene encoding uncharacterized protein LOC115713064 isoform X1: MAQYGPTVMVPIDVKKKPREQKVPLHNRWHPDIPPVAEAAVGDVFRVEMVDFSGGGITKEYSANDIKFADPFIVHYLSGPIRIVDKDGIPAKPGDLLVVEICNLGPLPGDEWGFTATFDRENGGGFLTDHFPAATKAIWYFEGIYAYSPHIPGVRFPGLTHPGIVGTAPSMELLNIWNERERQLVENGVESLKLCEVVHQRPMASLPTPKGCVLGKIQEGTPEWEKIAREAARTIPGRENGGNCDIKNLSRGSKIYLPVFVEGANLSTGDMHFSQGDGEVSFCGAIEMSGFLDLKCEIIRGGMKEYLTPMGPTPLHVNPIFEIGPVEPRFSEWLVFEGISVDESGRQHYLDATVAYKRAVLNAIDYLSKFGYTKEQAYLLLSCCPCEGRISGIVDAPNAMATLAIPTAIFDQDIRPKASKVPIGPRVVRKPDVLKCSYDGNLPTTTNLSSSSTS, encoded by the exons ATGGCCCAATACGGCCCAACAGTTATGGTCCCCATCGACGTGAAGAAGAAGCCCCGGGAACAGAAGGTTCCACTTCACAACCGGTGGCACCCTGACATACCTCCGGTGGCGGAGGCGGCGGTCGGAGATGTATTTAGAGTTGAAATGGTGGATTTTAGTGGCGGCGGTATTACCAAGGAGTACTCGGCTAATGACATCAAATTTGCTGATCCTTTTATT GTTCATTATCTTAGTGGGCCAATCAGAATAGTGGACAAAGATGGGATACCGGCCAAGCCAGGGGATCTTCTAGTGGTTGAAATATGCAACTTGGGTCCACTCCCAGGAGATGAATGGGGGTTCACAGCTACCTTTGATAGAGAAAATGGAGGTGGTTTTCTTACTGATCATTTTCCTGCTGCAACCAAAGCTATTTGGTATTTTGAAGGAATTTATGCTTACTCTCCTCACATACCAG GAGTAAGATTTCCTGGTTTGACTCACCCGGGGATAGTTGGAACAGCTCCATCAATGGAACTTCTTAATATTTGGAATGAAAGGGAAAGACAGCTTGTTGAGAATGGAGTTGAGTCTTTGAAACTTTGTGAAGTTGTGCATCAACGGCCAATGGCTAGCTTACCAACACCAAAAGGTTGTGTTCTAGGAAAG ATTCAAGAAGGTACCCCAGAGTGGGAGAAAATAGCTAGAGAGGCTGCAAGGACAATACCAGGAAGAGAAAATGGTGGGAACTGTGACATAAAAAACCTAAGTAGAGGATCAAAGATCTACCTACCTGTATTCGTAGAAGGAGCCAATCTAAGTACTGGTGACATGCATTTTTCTCAGGGAGATGGTGAAGTCTCATTTTGTGGGGCAATTGAGATGAGTGGCTTTCTTGATCTTAA GTGTGAAATTATAAGGGGTGGAATGAAAGAGTATTTGACACCAATGGGGCCAACTCCTCTTCATGTAAACCCAATATTTGAGATAGGCCCTGTTGAACCAAGATTCTCAGAATGGCTTGTCTTTGAGGGTATAAGTGTTGATGAGAGTGGAAGACAGCATTATCTCGACGCAACTGTGGCTTACAAGCGTGCAGTTCTCAATGCTATTGACTACCTCTCCAAATTTGGATACACCAAAGAACAG GCCTACCTTCTCTTGTCTTGTTGCCCATGTGAAGGGAGAATTTCTGGAATAGTAGATGCCCCAAATGCTATGGCTACCTTGGCAATTCCAACAGCTATATTTGATCAG GATATTCGTCCAAAAGCAAGTAAAGTACCCATAGGGCCCCGGGTAGTGAGGAAACCAGATGTACTGAAATGTAGTTATGATGGAAATTTGCCCACAACAACCAATCTTTCTTCTAGCTCTACCTCTTAA